A single Iodidimonas sp. SYSU 1G8 DNA region contains:
- a CDS encoding tetratricopeptide repeat protein encodes MSSGSLRQAGSLSPDAEAARARLIELGNRFIHSSDFDKATDAFSRAHALRPEAMTAYGLGLVREKTGEPRLAIKYFRQALTLDPTFLPARVNLGNLLREDGALEDALHHHLIAYGLSPLHRLTLYNLGLTQIHRQALRQALHLLRECRTRYPDFALNTTALQEFGSERPPKAAPRTAARNCPDALRAAEDGRTEEALALFETFVAAKPDAAEAWSDYGALLQRVGRTQDAIVAQETALMASPYFAPALNNLGSALCSAGRMKVGAGFLQDAIVYEPGMLRAWTNLAKAYKALGDTERALEALLVATLVPQANAEIFAEFAEQARQSGRTDLAIDAMNRLEQRRPDDYMVFNNRGTYLLDRGDTDAALTNFDRAAALRPDAALPHSNRGAVLELAGRYEEARTAYASAAALSDEIGTLTRLVHVSQHACQWDGIEPMFERLAAGISAGQLRKVQPFSLLAVPGVDAAMMRAAGRAYGDQFGGHTVAAPHAARPAGQRLRIGYVSSDLYGHATAWLLAEVLERHDTARIEVFVYSYGAVPEDETRARLRRASEHFIDIAALSDDAAAERIRADGIDVLIDLKGYTRGGRPGIFARRPAPVQVNYLGFPGTLGTDFMDYIIADAVVIPPSLERFYAETVLRLPHCYQPNDRNRPLPPPARRADVGLPEDAFVFCSFNNAYKLTPDVFDQWCALLADVPGSVLWVLSGNTAANDNLHREAAARGIDPARLVFAGRMDLAGHLARFRCADLFLDTFPCTAHTTASDALWCGVPVVTRLGETFASRVAASILHAAGLPQLVAESADDYLALARRLATAPAELAAIRQHLEQVRMTCPLFDSKTYTRDLEDLYASIAGEPAARRAIL; translated from the coding sequence ATGTCATCAGGTTCTCTCCGACAAGCCGGCTCGCTGTCACCGGACGCGGAAGCAGCCCGGGCCCGGCTCATCGAACTGGGCAACCGTTTCATTCATTCCTCGGATTTCGACAAGGCCACGGATGCCTTCTCCCGCGCCCACGCGCTGAGGCCCGAGGCCATGACCGCCTATGGGCTGGGCCTGGTGCGCGAGAAGACCGGCGAGCCGCGTCTGGCCATCAAGTATTTCCGCCAGGCCCTGACGCTGGATCCCACCTTCCTCCCCGCCAGGGTCAATCTGGGCAATTTGCTGCGCGAGGACGGCGCGCTGGAGGACGCCCTGCACCACCACCTCATCGCCTACGGCCTGTCGCCGCTGCATCGGCTGACGCTGTACAACCTTGGACTGACTCAGATCCACCGTCAGGCGCTGCGTCAGGCATTGCATCTGCTGCGGGAGTGCCGGACCCGCTACCCCGATTTTGCCCTCAACACCACGGCCCTCCAGGAGTTCGGGTCAGAGCGGCCCCCGAAAGCGGCGCCGCGAACGGCGGCGCGGAACTGCCCCGACGCGCTGCGGGCCGCCGAGGATGGACGTACAGAGGAGGCGCTGGCCCTGTTCGAGACGTTCGTCGCGGCGAAACCGGACGCGGCCGAGGCCTGGTCCGATTACGGCGCGTTGCTGCAGCGGGTTGGCCGCACCCAGGATGCGATCGTCGCGCAGGAAACCGCTCTGATGGCATCGCCCTACTTCGCACCGGCGCTGAACAATCTGGGCAGCGCTCTTTGCAGCGCCGGGCGCATGAAGGTCGGCGCCGGCTTCCTGCAGGACGCCATCGTCTACGAGCCGGGCATGCTGCGCGCCTGGACCAATCTCGCCAAGGCCTACAAGGCTCTTGGCGACACCGAACGGGCGCTCGAGGCCCTGCTGGTCGCGACCCTGGTGCCGCAGGCCAACGCGGAAATCTTCGCGGAGTTCGCCGAACAGGCCCGCCAGAGCGGCCGGACCGACCTGGCCATCGATGCCATGAACCGGCTCGAGCAGCGGCGGCCGGACGACTACATGGTGTTCAACAACCGAGGCACCTATCTGCTGGATCGCGGCGACACGGACGCCGCCCTGACGAATTTCGACCGCGCCGCCGCCCTGCGTCCGGATGCGGCGCTGCCCCATTCCAATCGGGGCGCCGTGCTGGAACTGGCCGGTCGCTACGAGGAAGCGCGGACCGCCTATGCCAGCGCGGCCGCCCTGTCCGACGAGATCGGCACGCTGACCCGGCTCGTCCATGTCTCCCAGCATGCCTGTCAATGGGATGGCATCGAGCCCATGTTCGAGCGGCTCGCCGCCGGCATCTCGGCCGGACAGCTGCGCAAGGTCCAGCCCTTCAGCCTGCTCGCCGTTCCCGGCGTCGATGCCGCCATGATGCGCGCCGCCGGGCGCGCATATGGCGACCAGTTCGGCGGCCACACCGTCGCCGCGCCCCACGCGGCCCGTCCTGCCGGGCAGCGCCTGCGGATCGGCTATGTCTCCAGCGATCTTTACGGTCATGCGACCGCATGGCTTCTGGCCGAGGTGCTGGAACGGCACGATACCGCGCGGATCGAGGTCTTCGTCTATTCCTACGGCGCGGTGCCGGAGGACGAGACGCGCGCACGCCTGCGCCGGGCCAGCGAGCACTTCATCGACATCGCCGCCTTGTCCGACGATGCAGCGGCGGAGCGCATCCGGGCCGACGGCATCGACGTGCTGATCGATCTCAAAGGCTATACGCGCGGCGGCCGTCCCGGGATCTTCGCGCGTCGTCCTGCGCCCGTTCAGGTCAACTATCTGGGATTTCCGGGAACGCTGGGGACGGATTTCATGGACTACATCATCGCCGACGCGGTGGTGATCCCGCCGTCGCTGGAGCGCTTCTATGCCGAGACGGTGCTGCGCCTGCCCCACTGCTACCAGCCCAACGACCGCAACCGTCCGCTGCCGCCGCCCGCCCGCCGCGCCGATGTGGGCCTGCCCGAGGACGCGTTCGTGTTCTGCAGCTTCAACAACGCCTACAAGCTGACGCCGGACGTCTTCGACCAGTGGTGCGCCCTGCTGGCCGATGTGCCCGGCAGCGTGCTCTGGGTGCTGTCGGGAAATACCGCCGCCAACGACAATCTGCACCGCGAGGCCGCCGCGCGCGGCATCGACCCGGCCCGGCTGGTGTTCGCCGGGCGCATGGACCTGGCCGGCCATCTGGCCCGTTTCCGCTGCGCCGACCTGTTCCTCGACACCTTCCCCTGCACCGCGCACACCACCGCCAGCGATGCCCTGTGGTGCGGCGTACCCGTCGTCACCCGGCTGGGCGAGACCTTCGCCAGCCGCGTCGCCGCCAGCATCCTGCATGCCGCCGGACTGCCGCAACTGGTCGCCGAGAGCGCCGATGACTATCTCGCCCTCGCCCGCCGCCTCGCCACCGCGCCCGCCGAACTGGCCGCGATCAGGCAGCACCTCGAGCAGGTCCGCATGACCTGCCCCCTCTTCGACAGCAAGACATACACACGGGATCTCGAGGATCTGTACGCCTCCATCGCCGGAGAACCGGCCGCGCGGCGGGCCATCCTTTGA
- a CDS encoding glycosyltransferase, with translation MNSPTAVSPVSAAPLEAEALNLLNGGQHARALPLLRALHAQAPGALTAYRTGVALARSGETDEAAWFYRQALIFDRHMIEARVNLGNILRTDGNLAEARFHHLLAYARAPRHAIVLGNLAETFAASDLREEARFIAAFMDAPPRLVMTQAAPTPAEPAWRRADACHTALVYNPSAAQAWLALGRAYAALARPEDAWDAFAAATDAGPDLAEAWSELEVASRRLGRTQATLEALERLRTLLPDNVQVLNNLGGMLVESRDYHGALRWLSQAAARAPADAMVLTNLMAAHTGLGQHAEALAAGLRLAAVSRPDAALTSKLAVASQHLFDWSALPELRHALDQARQRGDTSAHPFSLVALPGAGPEYQRACAAHFGHGRAQGVPALPRPAPSAAGGPLRIGYVSGEFREHATAWLLAEVLEHHDKARFHVTGFSTAEDETPGPTRRRLARAFSELVDISRQSDEEAAALIRARGIDVLLDLNGYTGTMRPGIFARRPASVQVNYLGFPGTLGTDFMDYIIADAVVIPPSLERFYAETVLRLPHCYQPNDRNRPLPPPARRADVGLPEDAFVFCSFNNAYKLTPDVFDQWCALLADVPGSVLWVLSGNTAANDNLHREAAARGIDPARLVFAGRMDLAGHLARFRCADLFLDTFPCTAHTTASDALWCGVPVVTRLGETFASRVAASILHAAGLPQLVAESADDYLALARRLATAPAELAAIRQHLEQVRMTCPLFDSKTYTRDLEALYRRVAGR, from the coding sequence TTGAACAGCCCGACCGCCGTGTCACCGGTCTCGGCGGCGCCTCTCGAAGCCGAGGCGCTCAACCTGCTGAACGGCGGCCAGCACGCCCGCGCCCTGCCGCTGCTCCGCGCGCTGCACGCACAGGCGCCGGGCGCGCTGACGGCCTACCGGACGGGTGTTGCCCTGGCCCGGTCCGGCGAGACGGACGAGGCGGCATGGTTCTACCGGCAGGCGCTGATCTTCGATCGCCACATGATAGAGGCCAGGGTCAATCTGGGCAATATCCTGCGGACGGACGGCAACCTCGCCGAGGCCCGTTTTCATCACCTCCTGGCCTATGCCCGCGCGCCACGCCACGCCATCGTGCTCGGCAATCTGGCGGAAACCTTCGCGGCGTCCGACCTGCGGGAAGAAGCACGGTTCATCGCCGCGTTCATGGACGCTCCGCCGCGGCTCGTGATGACGCAAGCCGCCCCCACGCCCGCGGAGCCTGCCTGGCGCCGGGCCGACGCCTGTCACACGGCGCTGGTCTACAACCCGTCGGCGGCCCAGGCATGGCTGGCGCTGGGACGCGCCTATGCCGCCCTGGCGCGTCCCGAAGACGCATGGGATGCCTTCGCCGCCGCCACCGACGCCGGACCGGATCTCGCCGAGGCCTGGAGCGAACTGGAAGTCGCCTCCCGCCGCCTCGGCCGCACCCAGGCGACTCTGGAGGCGCTGGAGCGATTACGGACGCTGTTGCCCGACAACGTTCAGGTCCTGAACAATCTGGGCGGCATGCTGGTGGAGAGCCGCGACTACCACGGCGCGTTGCGGTGGCTTTCGCAGGCCGCGGCGCGCGCGCCGGCCGACGCCATGGTACTGACGAATCTCATGGCGGCCCATACCGGCTTGGGCCAGCACGCCGAGGCGCTGGCGGCCGGGCTTAGGCTCGCCGCGGTGTCGCGGCCCGACGCCGCCTTGACTTCCAAGCTGGCGGTCGCCTCGCAGCACCTGTTCGACTGGTCCGCGCTTCCCGAGCTCCGCCACGCTCTCGACCAGGCCCGCCAGCGCGGCGATACGAGCGCGCACCCGTTTTCGCTGGTCGCACTGCCCGGAGCCGGCCCCGAATACCAGCGCGCCTGCGCCGCCCATTTCGGGCACGGCCGCGCCCAAGGCGTGCCCGCCCTGCCGCGTCCCGCGCCCAGCGCGGCGGGCGGGCCGCTGCGGATCGGCTATGTCAGCGGCGAGTTCCGCGAGCACGCCACCGCCTGGCTGCTCGCCGAGGTGCTGGAGCATCACGACAAGGCCCGCTTTCACGTCACCGGCTTCAGCACCGCCGAGGATGAAACGCCCGGGCCCACCCGCCGGCGGCTGGCACGCGCCTTTTCCGAACTGGTGGATATTTCCAGACAGTCCGACGAGGAAGCGGCCGCGCTGATTCGCGCGCGCGGCATCGACGTGCTGCTCGACCTGAATGGCTATACCGGCACCATGCGCCCGGGGATTTTCGCGCGTCGTCCGGCGTCCGTCCAGGTGAACTATCTGGGATTTCCCGGCACGTTGGGCACGGATTTCATGGACTACATCATCGCCGACGCGGTGGTGATCCCGCCGTCGCTGGAGCGCTTCTATGCCGAGACGGTGCTGCGCCTGCCACACTGCTACCAGCCCAACGACCGCAACCGTCCGCTGCCGCCGCCCGCCCGCCGGGCCGATGTGGGCCTGCCCGAGGACGCGTTCGTGTTCTGCAGCTTCAACAACGCCTACAAGCTGACGCCGGACGTCTTCGACCAGTGGTGCGCCCTGCTGGCCGATGTGCCCGGCAGCGTGCTCTGGGTGCTGTCGGGAAATACCGCCGCCAACGACAATCTGCACCGCGAGGCCGCCGCGCGCGGCATCGACCCGGCCCGGCTGGTGTTCGCCGGGCGCATGGACCTGGCCGGCCATCTGGCCCGTTTCCGCTGCGCCGACCTGTTCCTCGACACCTTCCCCTGCACCGCGCACACCACCGCCAGCGATGCCCTGTGGTGCGGCGTACCCGTCGTCACCCGGCTGGGCGAGACCTTCGCCAGCCGCGTCGCCGCCAGCATCCTGCATGCCGCCGGACTGCCGCAACTGGTCGCCGAGAGCGCCGATGACTATCTCGCCCTCGCCCGCCGCCTCGCCACCGCGCCCGCCGAACTGGCCGCGATCAGGCAGCACCTCGAGCAGGTCCGCATGACCTGCCCCCTCTTCGACAGCAAGACATACACACGAGACCTGGAAGCGCTTTATCGCCGCGTCGCGGGACGCTAG
- a CDS encoding helix-turn-helix transcriptional regulator, giving the protein MCFKFYKCSLYIAKGRVTPIADVGSDCGGGNKRSVKRRQSTGCRMNNFGGDLTMRAEFSRLDLKDKGMYLVTSQNSRTKSLTGRQRDCLKWVAQGKSSTDIASILEISRNTVDEHLANACNRLGVRTRLQAALIASRLGLIDDDEN; this is encoded by the coding sequence ATGTGTTTCAAATTTTATAAATGTAGTTTGTATATAGCGAAGGGACGTGTAACCCCGATCGCCGATGTGGGGTCGGACTGCGGTGGAGGAAACAAAAGAAGCGTTAAGCGTCGTCAATCAACGGGCTGCCGGATGAATAATTTCGGCGGTGATCTGACAATGCGGGCCGAATTTAGTCGGCTTGATCTAAAGGATAAGGGTATGTACTTAGTGACTAGCCAGAATTCTCGCACGAAATCTCTCACTGGTCGTCAGAGAGACTGCCTAAAATGGGTGGCGCAGGGAAAGAGTTCCACGGATATTGCTTCCATACTCGAGATATCCCGGAATACGGTGGATGAACATCTGGCCAATGCCTGTAACAGACTTGGGGTGCGTACGCGGCTGCAGGCCGCGCTGATCGCGAGCCGGCTGGGCTTGATCGACGATGACGAAAACTAG
- a CDS encoding NAD(P)-dependent alcohol dehydrogenase, giving the protein MATMKVWISDEPGYENLKIEERPIPSPGPGQVLLKMKAGSINYRDTIVVKNQYGAPTNRPIVPLSDGCGEVVEIGAGVTRVKVGDRVAPLFFQDWMSGPRKGEYVLTALGGGVDGCLAEYMCLNERGVSKVPAHLTDLEVATLPCAALTAWNTLNCTGRLKAGDLVVVQGTGGVSMFALQFARMAGARVVATSSSDDKLQRAKQLGATHLINYKTTPKWGSEVMKLTNGGGADIVVEVGGAGTMVESLKAVRIGGFIGVIGVLSGGMGEVPTASIMGKSAHIQGISVGNRDWFEDMCRAIETAQMQPVIGATFGFDQAKDAFAAMTSQTVIGKIVIDYSH; this is encoded by the coding sequence ATGGCGACCATGAAGGTCTGGATTTCCGACGAGCCGGGCTACGAGAATCTGAAGATCGAGGAACGGCCGATTCCGTCGCCGGGTCCGGGCCAGGTCCTGCTGAAGATGAAGGCCGGCAGCATCAATTACCGCGACACCATCGTGGTGAAGAACCAGTATGGCGCGCCGACCAACCGGCCGATCGTGCCGCTGTCGGATGGCTGCGGCGAGGTGGTCGAGATCGGTGCGGGCGTCACCCGCGTGAAGGTGGGCGACCGGGTCGCGCCGCTGTTCTTCCAGGACTGGATGTCCGGGCCGCGCAAGGGCGAGTACGTGCTGACCGCGCTGGGCGGCGGCGTCGATGGCTGCCTGGCCGAATATATGTGCCTGAACGAGCGCGGCGTCTCCAAGGTGCCGGCCCATCTGACCGACCTGGAAGTGGCGACCTTGCCCTGCGCGGCGCTGACCGCCTGGAACACGCTCAACTGCACCGGCCGCCTGAAGGCCGGCGATCTGGTGGTGGTCCAGGGAACAGGCGGCGTGTCCATGTTCGCGCTGCAGTTCGCGCGCATGGCGGGCGCGCGCGTGGTCGCGACCTCGTCCTCGGATGACAAGCTGCAGCGGGCCAAGCAGCTCGGCGCCACCCACCTGATCAATTACAAGACCACCCCGAAATGGGGTTCCGAGGTGATGAAGCTCACCAATGGCGGCGGTGCGGACATCGTGGTCGAGGTCGGCGGCGCCGGCACCATGGTGGAATCCCTCAAGGCGGTACGGATCGGCGGTTTCATCGGCGTCATCGGCGTGCTGTCGGGCGGCATGGGCGAGGTGCCGACCGCCTCGATCATGGGCAAGAGCGCCCATATCCAGGGCATCTCGGTCGGTAACCGCGACTGGTTCGAGGATATGTGCCGGGCCATCGAGACAGCCCAGATGCAGCCGGTGATCGGGGCAACTTTCGGGTTCGACCAGGCCAAGGACGCGTTCGCGGCCATGACCTCCCAGACGGTGATCGGCAAGATCGTCATCGATTATTCCCACTAG
- a CDS encoding amidohydrolase family protein, producing MVSLPLGEPGVWSNRLASPVKGQPATGNPVDYLFGDGGGRKDEAKDPARVIEAMDAHNVAIAQIRVDPDNPEPALALFERWPDRFIGEVWIDCNRGMEAVRAIGCMAALHRNVKSVTVAPGFINPPAALDDKKWYPVYAKCIELDLPINVFVGVPGPRVPYKFQHPGLLDEIAWFFPELKIVMRHGGEPWTALCCKLLLKWPNLFYSTSAFAPKYYPRDVIEFCNKRAPEKLLFAGYYPLLGWDRVFGEMNDLPLRDHLWAPFLRDNAVAVYGLADMIAAHQQGE from the coding sequence ATGGTGTCCTTGCCGCTGGGCGAGCCCGGCGTGTGGAGCAACCGGCTCGCCTCGCCGGTCAAGGGACAGCCCGCGACGGGTAATCCGGTCGATTACCTGTTCGGGGATGGCGGCGGGCGCAAGGACGAGGCGAAGGACCCGGCGCGTGTCATCGAGGCCATGGACGCTCACAATGTGGCGATCGCGCAGATCCGGGTCGATCCCGACAATCCCGAGCCGGCGCTGGCCCTGTTCGAGCGCTGGCCGGACCGGTTCATCGGCGAGGTGTGGATCGACTGCAACCGGGGCATGGAGGCGGTCCGCGCCATCGGGTGCATGGCGGCGCTTCACCGCAACGTGAAATCGGTCACCGTGGCGCCCGGCTTCATCAACCCGCCCGCCGCGCTGGACGACAAGAAATGGTACCCGGTCTATGCCAAGTGCATCGAGCTGGACCTGCCGATCAACGTGTTCGTCGGCGTGCCCGGGCCGCGCGTGCCGTACAAGTTCCAGCACCCGGGCCTGCTCGACGAGATCGCCTGGTTCTTTCCCGAACTGAAGATCGTCATGCGCCATGGCGGCGAGCCGTGGACGGCGCTGTGCTGCAAGCTGCTGCTGAAATGGCCGAACCTGTTCTATTCCACCTCGGCCTTCGCGCCGAAATACTATCCGCGCGATGTCATCGAGTTCTGCAACAAACGGGCGCCCGAAAAACTGCTGTTCGCCGGTTACTATCCGCTACTCGGCTGGGACCGGGTCTTCGGCGAGATGAACGACCTGCCGCTGCGCGATCATCTCTGGGCGCCGTTCCTGCGCGACAATGCGGTAGCGGTTTACGGTTTGGCCGATATGATCGCGGCACACCAACAGGGAGAGTGA
- a CDS encoding coniferyl aldehyde dehydrogenase yields the protein MSGRSIDEILGIQRRAFLRDGPPTLAERKAHLSALEGQVRKYQRDMGEVLSEDFGNRSRHETLLAETMATVMSLKHAKKHLASWMRPARRPLSRLQHPFASAAVHYQPLGVIGIMAPWNYPFQLALVPLGQALAAGNRVMLKPSEFTPGASALMARMLGEVFSEEQVAVIEGGPDVAAEFSRQKFDHLMFTGSTATGRRVMMAAAENLVPVTLELGGKSPVIIGEDYDLDRAAGSIALGKMLNAGQTCIAPDYVFVPEGKADAFARALSSRISGMYPTLAANPDYTSIVADRHFERINGLIEDARARGARIEPINPGGEDLGNQRKIAPTLILDVTDDMKVMQEEIFGPVLPVKTYGALDEAIDYINAHDRPLALYHFSDDKAAQRRVIARTTAGGMTVNDTILHVAVEELPFGGVGPSGIGAYHGEAGFRTFSHAKSVLRQSRFNLGGALRPPFGAGLERIAAMMIGK from the coding sequence ATGAGCGGGCGATCCATCGACGAGATCCTTGGCATCCAGCGGCGCGCCTTCCTGCGCGATGGGCCGCCGACGCTGGCCGAGCGCAAGGCGCATCTGTCGGCGTTGGAAGGCCAGGTGCGCAAGTATCAGCGCGACATGGGCGAGGTGCTGAGCGAGGATTTCGGCAACCGCAGCCGACACGAGACCCTGTTGGCCGAGACCATGGCCACGGTGATGTCGCTCAAACACGCGAAAAAGCACCTCGCCTCCTGGATGCGGCCGGCGCGGCGGCCGCTCAGCCGGCTGCAGCATCCCTTCGCCTCGGCGGCGGTGCATTACCAGCCCCTGGGCGTGATCGGCATCATGGCGCCGTGGAATTATCCGTTCCAGCTGGCGCTGGTGCCGCTGGGACAGGCGCTGGCGGCGGGCAACCGGGTGATGCTCAAGCCATCCGAGTTCACGCCGGGGGCGTCGGCGCTGATGGCCCGCATGCTGGGCGAGGTGTTCAGCGAGGAGCAGGTCGCGGTGATCGAGGGCGGGCCGGACGTGGCCGCCGAATTCAGCCGCCAGAAATTCGATCATCTGATGTTCACCGGCTCCACCGCGACGGGCCGGCGGGTCATGATGGCCGCCGCCGAGAACCTGGTGCCGGTGACGCTGGAGCTGGGCGGCAAGTCGCCGGTCATCATCGGCGAGGACTACGATCTCGACAGGGCCGCGGGCTCCATCGCGCTGGGCAAGATGCTGAATGCCGGCCAGACCTGCATCGCGCCGGACTATGTGTTCGTCCCGGAGGGCAAGGCCGATGCCTTTGCCCGTGCGCTGTCGTCGCGGATCAGCGGCATGTACCCGACGCTGGCCGCTAACCCGGACTATACCTCGATCGTCGCGGACCGGCATTTCGAGCGGATCAACGGGCTGATCGAGGATGCACGCGCGCGAGGCGCGCGGATCGAGCCGATCAATCCGGGCGGCGAGGATCTGGGCAACCAGCGCAAGATCGCCCCGACCCTCATCCTGGACGTGACAGACGACATGAAGGTGATGCAGGAGGAAATCTTCGGCCCGGTGCTGCCGGTGAAGACCTATGGCGCGCTGGACGAGGCCATCGACTACATCAACGCCCACGACCGGCCGCTGGCGCTCTATCACTTCAGCGACGACAAGGCGGCGCAGCGGCGCGTGATCGCGCGCACCACGGCCGGCGGCATGACCGTGAACGACACCATCCTGCATGTGGCGGTCGAGGAACTGCCTTTTGGCGGCGTCGGCCCCAGCGGTATCGGCGCCTATCATGGCGAGGCGGGTTTCCGCACCTTCAGCCACGCCAAGTCGGTGCTGCGCCAGTCGCGCTTCAATCTGGGCGGCGCGCTGCGCCCGCCCTTCGGCGCCGGGCTGGAAAGAATCGCCGCCATGATGATCGGCAAATAG
- a CDS encoding antibiotic biosynthesis monooxygenase codes for MIEMLIRLKVAEGKVEEFEALVAGLVADIYANEPDPKLYAVRKVAGAPRTYVYFISFTDKDAYDRYVNAPYHKQVAPPIMACLDGDPVYETLEGFY; via the coding sequence ATGATTGAAATGCTGATCCGTTTGAAAGTGGCCGAAGGCAAGGTGGAGGAATTCGAGGCGCTGGTGGCCGGGCTGGTCGCCGACATCTATGCCAACGAGCCCGATCCCAAGCTCTACGCCGTCCGCAAGGTCGCGGGCGCGCCGCGCACCTATGTCTATTTCATCTCCTTCACGGACAAGGACGCCTATGACCGCTACGTCAACGCGCCCTATCACAAGCAGGTCGCGCCGCCGATCATGGCCTGCCTCGATGGTGATCCCGTCTATGAGACGCTCGAAGGGTTCTACTGA
- a CDS encoding AAA family ATPase, translating into MQVWSVGIEGYRSIRRLNFPLKRLNVFIGENGVGKTNLYRGLQLVQAAALGTLTRELAMEGGMESALWAGPRKKNDKARIRLHADVGALTSDYAYRVEAGLVQQAGGTTIGAGFLREPQVKEEELIFLGGRRAETLLVRRGPAGYARDESGVRVDLDNDLLPSETALASLKDPGRYPDLHVVRAAMTDWRFYHSFRTDPQSPLRHPCLAVTSPTMSSDGSDLAAVFATLAHIRQDTADLDRAIADAFPGARLWARTPGRTASFGMVYEEFPKRVFDASELSDGTLRFLALAGALLGYRLPALVALNEPETSLHPDLLPALGRLIAKAAERTQVWVVTHSQILADTLEDATGVQPRRVYKQDGETLIEGISSLGEVDDDDG; encoded by the coding sequence ATGCAGGTTTGGTCGGTCGGCATTGAAGGCTATCGCAGCATCCGGCGGCTTAACTTTCCCCTGAAGCGGCTGAACGTGTTCATCGGCGAGAACGGCGTCGGCAAGACCAACCTCTATCGCGGCCTGCAACTGGTTCAGGCGGCGGCGCTGGGCACGCTGACCCGCGAGCTGGCCATGGAAGGCGGCATGGAAAGCGCCCTCTGGGCCGGCCCGCGCAAGAAGAACGACAAGGCGCGGATCAGGCTTCATGCCGATGTAGGCGCCCTGACATCCGACTACGCCTACCGTGTCGAGGCCGGGCTTGTGCAGCAGGCCGGCGGCACGACCATCGGCGCAGGGTTCCTGCGCGAACCGCAGGTGAAGGAGGAGGAACTGATCTTCCTTGGCGGACGGCGTGCCGAAACCCTCCTGGTTCGACGCGGACCCGCCGGCTATGCACGCGACGAGAGCGGCGTGCGAGTCGATCTGGACAACGACCTCCTGCCCAGCGAGACCGCGCTCGCTAGCCTGAAGGATCCCGGCCGGTATCCCGACCTGCATGTGGTGCGCGCCGCCATGACGGACTGGCGCTTCTACCACTCATTCCGGACAGACCCGCAATCGCCGCTGCGCCATCCGTGTCTGGCTGTCACCTCGCCGACCATGTCGTCCGACGGATCGGACCTGGCGGCGGTCTTCGCGACCTTGGCGCATATCAGGCAGGATACGGCCGATCTGGATAGGGCGATCGCCGATGCCTTTCCGGGTGCCAGGCTGTGGGCCCGAACACCGGGCCGCACCGCCTCGTTCGGCATGGTCTATGAAGAATTTCCCAAGCGGGTGTTCGATGCGTCCGAGCTTTCGGACGGCACGCTGCGGTTCCTGGCGCTGGCGGGCGCGCTGCTGGGCTACCGGCTGCCGGCGCTGGTGGCGCTGAACGAGCCCGAGACCAGCCTGCATCCGGACCTGCTGCCGGCGCTGGGACGGCTGATCGCCAAGGCGGCCGAACGGACGCAGGTATGGGTGGTCACCCATTCCCAGATCCTCGCCGACACGCTGGAGGACGCCACCGGCGTCCAGCCGCGCCGGGTCTACAAACAGGACGGCGAGACCCTGATCGAGGGCATCTCCTCCCTGGGCGAGGTGGACGACGACGACGGTTGA
- a CDS encoding glucose 1-dehydrogenase, whose protein sequence is MNMHERFRLDGKVALVTGGGRGIGRGIALALAECGADVAVLARRQADVDAVALEIGALGRRGLALTGDVMDGAAIPAALDAVIEHFGHLDIMVNNAGGNTDRRGYTLDEITLEKWDEQINLNMRHKFQGSQEAARRMRDGGRIVNIVSIAATHPYPGFGCYGAGNAGIIAMGRTLAVELAPRRITVNCIAPGEIYTDLLTESLGMDQASAQAYADAEIPLGRIGQPSDVAAAAVFFASPAAEWTTGQWLEVAGGR, encoded by the coding sequence ATGAACATGCATGAACGGTTCCGGCTCGACGGCAAGGTCGCGCTGGTCACCGGCGGCGGGCGCGGGATCGGCCGCGGCATCGCGCTGGCGCTGGCCGAATGCGGCGCCGACGTCGCCGTGCTGGCGCGCCGGCAGGCGGATGTGGACGCCGTCGCGCTCGAAATCGGGGCGCTCGGGCGCCGTGGCCTGGCGCTGACCGGCGACGTCATGGACGGTGCGGCCATTCCGGCGGCGCTCGATGCGGTGATCGAGCATTTCGGGCATCTCGACATCATGGTGAACAATGCGGGCGGCAACACGGACCGGCGCGGCTACACGCTGGACGAGATCACGCTCGAGAAATGGGACGAGCAGATCAATCTGAACATGCGTCACAAGTTCCAGGGCTCGCAGGAAGCGGCGAGGCGCATGCGCGATGGCGGGCGCATCGTCAACATCGTGTCCATCGCCGCGACCCATCCCTATCCGGGCTTCGGCTGCTATGGCGCGGGGAACGCGGGCATCATCGCCATGGGCCGCACGCTGGCGGTGGAACTGGCGCCGCGCCGCATCACCGTGAACTGCATCGCGCCGGGTGAGATCTACACCGATCTGCTGACCGAATCCCTCGGCATGGACCAAGCCTCGGCCCAGGCCTACGCGGACGCCGAAATTCCGCTGGGCCGGATCGGCCAGCCGTCGGACGTGGCGGCCGCGGCCGTGTTCTTTGCCTCGCCCGCCGCCGAATGGACGACGGGCCAATGGCTGGAAGTGGCCGGCGGCCGCTGA